A single window of Planctomycetota bacterium DNA harbors:
- a CDS encoding ATP synthase F0 subunit C, protein MGGEGVGVLGKGIGLGLVIMGAGKGIGAIGSHTVDAIARQPEAAGPVGQNGLILAALIEGATLFAIVALSFLF, encoded by the coding sequence ATCGGCGGCGAAGGCGTCGGCGTTCTCGGCAAAGGCATCGGCCTGGGCCTGGTCATCATGGGTGCTGGTAAGGGCATCGGTGCGATCGGCTCCCACACCGTCGACGCCATCGCCCGTCAGCCCGAAGCGGCCGGCCCGGTCGGCCAGAACGGCCTGATCCTCGCCGCGCTCATCGAAGGTGCGACCCTGTTCGCGATCGTCGCGCTCTCGTTCCTGTTCTAA
- the atpB gene encoding F0F1 ATP synthase subunit A: MLPLTLAADNPLTHVIDHAIIKAGNYFILSNHMVMVTVAAVLMLLVFPKITEKYRQGELVPTGTRNFFEVILVYLRDDVAKPALGDQTTKYMPFLWTLFFFILFCNLLGLLPLDVLTKPLMVIPGIEYSIYGTATSNLGVTFVLALFAFVFWTYNGIKTVGFSAWASHFTAGTPWFMWIIMVPVEFVGMLVKPAALMIRLFANMTGGHILLAVLISFVALAYKGFGGGAGGTVGAIGIGIPVLIGTVAIMFLELFIAFLQAYIFTFLTALFLGQMVAHHHDDHAHHEPDFDYTNDEIPAEPGPAAPYPHDPKAMPT; this comes from the coding sequence ATGCTTCCGCTGACACTCGCTGCCGACAATCCGCTGACCCACGTCATCGACCACGCGATCATCAAGGCCGGGAACTACTTCATCCTCAGCAACCACATGGTCATGGTGACGGTTGCGGCGGTGCTGATGCTGCTGGTCTTCCCGAAGATCACGGAGAAGTACCGGCAGGGCGAGTTGGTCCCGACCGGCACGCGCAACTTCTTCGAGGTCATCCTCGTCTACCTACGCGACGATGTCGCCAAGCCGGCGCTGGGCGATCAGACGACGAAGTACATGCCGTTCCTGTGGACGCTGTTCTTCTTCATCCTGTTCTGCAACCTGCTCGGCCTTCTGCCGCTTGACGTGCTGACCAAGCCGTTGATGGTGATTCCCGGGATCGAGTATTCGATCTACGGCACGGCGACGAGCAACCTCGGCGTCACCTTCGTCCTCGCCTTGTTCGCGTTCGTGTTCTGGACGTACAACGGCATCAAGACGGTCGGCTTCAGTGCGTGGGCGTCCCACTTCACCGCGGGCACGCCTTGGTTCATGTGGATTATCATGGTGCCGGTCGAGTTTGTCGGGATGCTGGTGAAGCCGGCGGCATTGATGATTCGTCTCTTTGCGAATATGACCGGCGGGCACATCCTGCTGGCGGTGCTCATCAGCTTCGTCGCTTTGGCTTACAAGGGCTTTGGCGGTGGAGCCGGCGGCACGGTCGGGGCGATCGGCATCGGCATTCCCGTGCTCATCGGCACCGTCGCGATCATGTTCCTGGAACTCTTCATCGCCTTCCTGCAGGCGTACATCTTCACGTTCCTCACGGCCCTGTTCCTTGGCCAAATGGTCGCCCATCATCACGACGATCACGCACACCACGAGCCGGACTTCGATTACACCAACGACGAGATTCCCGCCGAGCCGGGACCGGCGGCCCCGTACCCGCACGATCCCAAGGCCATGCCCACCTGA
- a CDS encoding AtpZ/AtpI family protein, giving the protein MADPRQSGSPMALAGIGLELAIFVGLFTGLGYLADGWLGIEPWLTIVGLFVGFVLGIYRLFLQLQRINQN; this is encoded by the coding sequence GTGGCTGACCCCAGACAAAGCGGATCACCGATGGCACTTGCCGGCATTGGGCTTGAACTGGCCATATTTGTGGGCCTGTTCACGGGGCTTGGATATCTCGCCGACGGCTGGCTCGGAATCGAGCCCTGGCTGACGATTGTCGGCCTGTTCGTCGGCTTCGTGCTTGGCATTTACCGGTTGTTCCTGCAACTCCAACGCATCAACCAAAACTGA